In the genome of Thermoanaerobacterium sp. PSU-2, one region contains:
- a CDS encoding basic amino acid ABC transporter substrate-binding protein: protein MKKRLIISLILITIMSIALSGCSKQTTLSRVKKSGVIVMGTSADFPPFEFHKVVNGKDTIMGFDVDLANAIAKKLGVKLEIKDMDFTGLIPALQSGQIDMAIAGMNATPERKKNVDFSDEYYNSEQVLVVKNSSSINNLNDLKGKTVAVQLGTTSDDAAKKIKGIDIKELNRLGDAFLSLENGRVDAILMESTIADAYLKEYKDMKMLHIKEINEAVPGYSVAVAKGNQDLVNQINSVIKELKDSGEYDKMLNKWMGK, encoded by the coding sequence TTGAAAAAAAGATTGATAATATCTCTAATTCTTATCACTATTATGTCTATCGCATTAAGCGGTTGTTCGAAACAGACTACGCTAAGCAGAGTGAAAAAATCAGGGGTTATCGTCATGGGTACCAGTGCTGATTTTCCACCGTTTGAATTTCACAAAGTTGTCAATGGTAAAGACACTATAATGGGCTTTGATGTAGATCTGGCCAATGCAATTGCCAAAAAGTTAGGTGTAAAACTAGAGATAAAAGATATGGATTTTACAGGGCTTATTCCAGCTCTTCAAAGCGGACAGATTGACATGGCTATTGCAGGTATGAATGCCACACCAGAGAGAAAGAAAAACGTTGATTTTTCTGATGAGTATTATAATTCTGAGCAGGTTTTAGTCGTGAAAAATTCCAGTAGTATAAATAACTTAAATGACTTGAAAGGCAAGACGGTAGCTGTACAGCTTGGCACTACGTCTGATGATGCGGCTAAGAAGATAAAAGGAATAGACATAAAAGAGCTAAATAGATTAGGCGATGCATTTTTGTCATTAGAAAACGGCAGAGTAGACGCTATATTGATGGAAAGCACAATTGCGGATGCATACTTAAAAGAGTATAAAGACATGAAGATGCTTCACATAAAAGAGATAAATGAAGCTGTGCCAGGATACTCAGTCGCTGTCGCAAAAGGAAATCAGGATCTGGTAAACCAGATAAATAGCGTAATAAAAGAGCTTAAAGACAGCGGTGAATACGACAAGATGTTAAACAAATGGATGGGAAAATAA
- a CDS encoding zinc-ribbon domain-containing protein, whose amino-acid sequence MYQDKTLVCKDCGAEFVWTAGEQEFYAQKGFQNAPVRCKSCRDAKKQRNNQFNSRRGRVAGANK is encoded by the coding sequence ATGTATCAAGACAAGACATTGGTCTGCAAAGACTGTGGGGCAGAATTCGTGTGGACTGCCGGTGAACAAGAATTTTATGCTCAGAAAGGCTTTCAAAATGCGCCAGTAAGGTGCAAATCATGCAGAGATGCTAAAAAGCAGAGAAACAATCAATTTAACTCCAGGAGAGGAAGAGTTGCTGGAGCAAATAAGTAA
- the flgN gene encoding flagellar export chaperone FlgN has protein sequence MVSDVKKLIELAEKKLNYLNEMLQLNNQLNMAINSQRLDDIKNILEKKQEIIASIDEIDSEFLPMYNLYKKVNRIDSIFNTPSNSADKSVLKGILIDIKGTLEKIKEVEDKNLEDINCAFKNLEEKINDVAKGKKGYIEYLKYYTPGSYFVDKKR, from the coding sequence ATGGTAAGCGATGTAAAAAAATTGATAGAGTTGGCTGAAAAAAAATTAAATTATTTAAATGAAATGCTTCAACTAAATAATCAGTTAAACATGGCCATAAATTCACAAAGGCTTGATGACATAAAAAACATATTGGAGAAAAAACAAGAAATCATAGCAAGCATTGATGAGATAGACAGTGAATTTTTGCCTATGTACAATCTGTACAAGAAAGTAAACAGGATTGACAGCATTTTTAATACGCCCAGCAATAGTGCAGATAAAAGCGTGTTAAAGGGAATACTGATAGATATAAAAGGTACATTAGAAAAAATAAAAGAAGTTGAGGATAAAAATTTAGAGGATATAAACTGTGCTTTTAAAAATCTTGAAGAAAAAATAAATGACGTAGCAAAAGGGAAAAAAGGATATATAGAGTATCTTAAGTATTACACACCTGGCAGCTATTTTGTGGATAAAAAGCGTTAA
- the fliS gene encoding flagellar export chaperone FliS, with protein MIDPYMEYKRNSVMTASPEELVLMLYNGIIRFANEAKQAIDDKNIEKAHNSITRAQDIVLELMATLDMQYDISKNLYSIYDFISRRLIDANLKKDKKPLDEVISLITELRDTWGEAMGKVRAKVYSKG; from the coding sequence ATGATCGATCCGTATATGGAGTACAAGCGAAATTCTGTCATGACGGCAAGTCCGGAAGAATTGGTCTTGATGCTCTACAATGGAATTATTCGCTTTGCAAATGAAGCGAAACAAGCGATAGATGATAAAAATATCGAAAAAGCTCATAATAGCATAACAAGAGCGCAGGACATAGTATTAGAGCTTATGGCGACTCTTGACATGCAGTATGATATATCGAAAAATCTTTACAGCATTTATGATTTTATTTCAAGAAGGCTGATAGATGCCAATTTAAAAAAAGATAAAAAGCCGTTAGACGAAGTGATATCCTTGATAACAGAGCTTAGAGATACATGGGGAGAAGCGATGGGAAAAGTTCGAGCAAAAGTTTATTCTAAAGGTTGA
- the fliD gene encoding flagellar filament capping protein FliD: MDPITMQNSTTSNLLRISGLASGINTDQIVSQLMQAASQPLYQLEQQKQWLQWQQQDLQDINTKLLTLRDNTLFSMKLQGTYLAKTVSSNTSIATATAGVNAVNGTYQLTVNQLATGATSASTAAIGAYTKNSDGSVTYNPLISSDVTIRLNNNSITFKAGSTINDIVSTINSVSSTTHVNATYDTTTDRLFLITNSTGSSSKIDFSGTDSTGLTFLTSTLKLGFNSSSYTGTAAYTTYTGSGTSISINGTQINISTNEDINSIISDINNNVSSVNASVDSNGVITISSKNGSQVSISGDYDFLLNNLHLPFSQGTDASFSFNGVNMTTSTNNVSVAGININLTGIGSTTLSVQTDTDTIYNSIKSFVDAYNDVITTINSKLTEQRYYDYQPLTDDQKKQMTQDDITAWQQKARSGDLSGNDNLTSIYYSMRNAISGTVTATDGTQMTLSSIGITTGQWYEGGKLYIDDTKLKNAIQNNPQEVMDLFTKITESTTDVNATPGSSSNDGIAARLYYIVNNGINSITQEAGGGQYQLYDNSFLGQQINDINQRMSDMQDQLNTLEQQYYDQFTQLETYMSQMNSQSQWLSQQLNG, encoded by the coding sequence ATGGATCCTATTACAATGCAAAACTCTACTACCAGCAACTTGCTTAGAATAAGCGGACTTGCATCAGGAATTAATACTGATCAAATCGTGAGTCAGCTTATGCAGGCTGCGAGTCAGCCCCTTTATCAATTGGAGCAGCAAAAGCAGTGGCTTCAGTGGCAGCAGCAGGATCTTCAAGACATAAATACAAAGCTTTTGACACTAAGGGACAATACACTGTTTAGCATGAAGTTACAAGGGACATATCTTGCAAAAACAGTTTCATCAAATACCTCAATTGCGACGGCTACAGCGGGTGTAAATGCTGTAAATGGGACATATCAATTAACTGTAAATCAACTGGCTACAGGAGCAACTTCTGCCAGCACTGCTGCCATTGGTGCTTACACGAAAAATTCTGATGGTAGTGTGACTTATAATCCTTTAATAAGCTCGGATGTCACAATTCGATTAAATAACAATAGTATTACATTCAAAGCAGGATCAACCATAAACGATATTGTTTCAACAATTAATAGCGTATCAAGTACAACCCACGTTAATGCGACTTATGATACGACCACAGATAGACTATTCTTAATAACAAATTCAACAGGTTCAAGTTCAAAGATTGATTTTAGCGGTACAGATTCTACAGGACTTACATTCTTGACAAGCACATTGAAATTAGGTTTCAATTCCAGTTCATACACTGGAACAGCAGCGTATACTACATATACTGGAAGTGGTACAAGCATATCAATAAATGGTACACAAATAAATATATCAACTAATGAAGATATTAATAGTATAATTAGTGATATAAACAACAATGTTTCTTCTGTAAATGCAAGTGTTGATAGCAATGGTGTTATAACAATAAGTAGCAAAAATGGTTCACAGGTTAGTATATCTGGAGATTATGATTTTTTGTTGAATAATCTTCATTTGCCATTTTCTCAAGGTACAGATGCTTCGTTTTCATTTAATGGAGTCAACATGACTACTTCGACAAACAATGTATCTGTTGCAGGTATCAATATAAATCTTACAGGTATAGGTTCAACAACCCTCTCTGTTCAGACGGATACAGATACCATATACAATAGCATAAAGAGTTTCGTTGATGCGTATAACGACGTGATCACAACTATAAATTCAAAATTGACAGAGCAAAGGTATTATGACTATCAGCCATTGACAGATGATCAGAAAAAGCAGATGACGCAAGACGACATTACCGCATGGCAACAGAAAGCCAGAAGCGGTGATTTAAGCGGAAATGACAACCTTACATCCATATATTACAGCATGAGAAATGCCATATCAGGCACTGTAACAGCTACTGACGGTACACAGATGACACTGAGTTCTATAGGGATAACTACAGGTCAATGGTATGAAGGCGGTAAGCTCTACATAGACGATACAAAACTTAAAAATGCGATACAAAATAATCCTCAAGAGGTAATGGATCTTTTCACAAAAATAACGGAATCTACTACGGATGTAAATGCTACACCTGGTTCAAGCTCAAACGATGGTATTGCTGCAAGGCTTTACTACATAGTAAATAATGGCATAAACTCTATAACGCAAGAAGCTGGTGGGGGGCAGTATCAGCTATATGACAACAGCTTTTTGGGTCAGCAGATTAACGATATAAACCAGAGGATGTCTGACATGCAAGATCAGCTAAATACATTAGAGCAACAGTATTATGATCAGTTTACGCAATTAGAGACGTACATGTCGCAGATGAATTCTCAAAGCCAGTGGCTAAGTCAGCAGCTTAATGGATAG
- a CDS encoding flagellar protein FlaG produces MIQNISLEGGSGKLNSLLTDKIDDVKEIFKNPVDEKTVKDEINDVNNKIKKNDGTYFEFSVHKPTNTIVVKIVDSKTNEVIDEIPPEKILDLVAGLWKIAGLFVDRKI; encoded by the coding sequence ATGATTCAAAATATATCATTAGAAGGAGGAAGTGGAAAGCTAAATAGCTTATTGACTGACAAGATTGATGACGTAAAAGAGATTTTCAAAAATCCGGTTGATGAGAAAACGGTAAAAGACGAAATAAACGACGTCAACAATAAAATCAAGAAAAATGACGGTACATATTTTGAATTTTCTGTTCACAAACCTACAAATACAATAGTGGTGAAAATTGTAGACAGCAAGACAAATGAAGTCATAGACGAGATCCCGCCAGAAAAAATATTGGATTTGGTGGCGGGATTGTGGAAAATAGCAGGGCTTTTTGTTGATAGAAAAATTTAG
- a CDS encoding aspartyl-phosphate phosphatase Spo0E family protein: protein MAKIIKEHYYKNDSVEEKIKLLKKELNKNIVDMAKALEISQELDKLIVEYMSCEKSAK from the coding sequence ATGGCGAAGATCATAAAAGAACATTACTATAAAAATGATTCAGTGGAGGAGAAGATAAAGCTATTGAAGAAAGAGCTTAATAAGAACATAGTAGATATGGCGAAAGCGCTGGAGATAAGTCAGGAATTAGATAAGCTTATTGTAGAATACATGTCTTGCGAAAAAAGCGCCAAATAA
- a CDS encoding putative DNA modification/repair radical SAM protein: MDLLEKIRILADAAKYDVSCSSSGSDRENKNGGIGNAAFYGICHSWSEDGRCISLLKILFTNICIYDCSYCVNRCSNDVERAIFTPDELADITINFYRRNYIEGLFLSSAVYKSPDYTMELLIKTVKKLREEYNFNGYIHLKAIPGADVNLIRLAGLYADRMSVNIELPSEKSLKLLAPQKTKESIIKPMSFIHSQLLEKSESKKLMRHTDKFVPAGQTTQLIIGATPESDRTILKLSENLYKYYDLKRVYYSAYIPVFNGNNLLGVSSPPLLREHRLYQADWLLRYYNFKADELLTEEEPNFDVSLDPKINWAMKNLNLFPVEVNTADYNMLLRVPGIGLRTAKRIVKARKAANLNYDSLKKLGVVLKRAKYFITCNGKYYGECEMEKDKIKNKLTTNKNRILDGQLSIFDINNKFKNLPIIV, from the coding sequence ATGGATCTTCTCGAAAAGATAAGGATATTGGCTGATGCAGCAAAATACGATGTATCATGCTCATCCAGCGGAAGCGATAGAGAAAACAAAAATGGCGGAATAGGGAACGCAGCTTTCTATGGCATATGCCACAGTTGGTCTGAAGACGGCAGGTGCATATCCCTTCTTAAAATACTTTTTACAAATATCTGCATCTACGACTGCTCATATTGTGTAAACAGATGTTCAAATGACGTAGAAAGAGCAATATTCACCCCAGACGAGCTTGCTGACATTACGATAAATTTTTACCGCAGAAATTACATAGAAGGATTGTTTTTAAGCTCGGCTGTATACAAAAGCCCTGACTACACGATGGAGCTTCTCATTAAGACTGTCAAAAAACTGAGGGAGGAATACAATTTTAACGGATACATACATTTAAAGGCTATCCCAGGTGCAGACGTAAATCTCATTAGGCTGGCCGGCCTTTACGCAGATCGCATGAGTGTAAATATCGAGCTTCCATCAGAAAAGTCTTTAAAATTATTGGCACCTCAAAAGACAAAAGAATCAATAATAAAGCCAATGAGTTTCATACACAGTCAACTGTTGGAAAAGAGTGAGTCAAAAAAGCTGATGCGCCACACAGATAAATTTGTGCCTGCAGGACAGACGACACAGCTTATCATAGGTGCAACACCAGAAAGCGATAGGACTATATTAAAATTATCAGAGAATCTGTATAAATATTATGACCTTAAAAGAGTGTATTACTCCGCATACATTCCGGTTTTTAATGGCAACAATCTTTTGGGAGTATCATCACCTCCTCTTTTAAGGGAGCACCGCTTGTATCAAGCTGATTGGCTTTTAAGGTACTACAATTTCAAAGCTGATGAATTGCTGACTGAAGAAGAGCCAAATTTTGATGTATCATTGGACCCCAAAATCAACTGGGCCATGAAAAATCTAAACCTATTTCCTGTCGAAGTCAACACTGCAGACTACAACATGCTTTTACGAGTACCAGGCATAGGTTTAAGGACAGCAAAGCGGATTGTGAAGGCGCGGAAAGCTGCTAACCTTAACTATGATTCACTTAAAAAACTGGGAGTCGTATTAAAAAGGGCAAAGTATTTTATAACATGCAATGGGAAGTACTACGGTGAATGCGAAATGGAAAAAGACAAAATAAAAAACAAACTAACTACCAATAAGAATCGCATTTTAGATGGACAGCTTAGCATATTCGACATCAATAATAAATTTAAGAATTTGCCGATAATCGTATAG
- a CDS encoding TIGR03915 family putative DNA repair protein, producing MINYIFDGTFDGLMTVVYESYYSHQHPNDIFSEVNHQINFLGHGVFVATDIDKSDKVQNAITTKISKEALRNIYYVYLSELESSYMLIYKYVRLGFKIGKKIDYFIQNDVVHEVTKLSQRVKHEAYKMIELIRFKEVKKGLFIAKIHPDYNVLPIIMPHFAERFQDQYFIIHDEKRNLSAVYDKKAWIIIDMPLENISNMKDTEDYEILWKMYHKSISIEERKNLRLQRQHMPKKYWDMLTEKQ from the coding sequence ATGATAAACTACATATTCGACGGGACATTTGATGGCCTCATGACTGTTGTATACGAATCGTATTACAGTCACCAACATCCCAATGACATTTTTTCTGAAGTCAATCATCAAATAAACTTTCTTGGCCATGGTGTATTTGTAGCAACGGATATAGATAAATCAGATAAGGTGCAAAATGCCATTACGACAAAAATATCAAAAGAAGCACTCAGAAATATTTACTATGTTTATCTGTCAGAGTTGGAGTCGTCTTACATGCTGATATATAAATATGTCAGATTGGGCTTTAAAATAGGCAAAAAAATAGACTACTTCATTCAAAATGACGTAGTCCATGAAGTGACAAAATTAAGCCAAAGAGTAAAACATGAAGCGTACAAGATGATAGAATTAATCAGATTTAAAGAAGTCAAAAAAGGATTGTTTATTGCAAAGATACATCCAGACTACAACGTACTGCCTATCATAATGCCTCACTTTGCTGAAAGATTTCAAGACCAGTATTTCATAATACACGACGAAAAGAGGAACTTGTCGGCTGTATATGATAAAAAAGCATGGATAATCATCGACATGCCTCTTGAAAATATATCTAATATGAAAGACACAGAAGACTACGAAATCCTATGGAAAATGTATCATAAAAGCATCTCTATAGAAGAAAGAAAAAACCTAAGGCTTCAAAGACAACACATGCCTAAAAAATACTGGGATATGCTTACAGAAAAGCAATAA
- a CDS encoding SH3 domain-containing protein codes for MEVFYIIPNTKLEMLDAEYWIEKIPDADSLIMTQNNIMKFNQKIVEKCGSVYDLKSYRDSLTYDELLSLIKEYKLPEKEMYFRNGEVVKRDFYYHINGNLNITEIKEVNPVQYGITRRKTSLRSFPTEIAVYSKKGDIEFDRFQETSCQALEPVLVLHESKDKKWNFVQIYNYRGWVKACDIAIAKNKEEVFDYVDTDDFIMVIGNHVKTQFNPYDRNVSEIQFDMGTKIPLEKNMIYSVGNQSTYGNYVVKLPSKDDKGNLVFKDGLISIKEDVHWGYVPYTRANILNQAFKLIGDRYGWGDSFNGRDCSSFVMYVYKTFGFKLPRNADEQEKCPGIVYKFSDGLSLDERIKVFDKIKPGAALYMPGHAMMYVGMDGGVPYIIHDFTGYGAKNGDKYDFVPVNEVMVTSSLLPTSNGMPFIDRFSSAIQFEM; via the coding sequence ATGGAGGTGTTCTATATTATACCCAATACAAAGTTAGAGATGCTTGATGCCGAATACTGGATAGAAAAGATACCCGATGCTGATAGCCTTATAATGACGCAAAATAATATTATGAAGTTCAATCAAAAGATTGTAGAAAAATGCGGTAGCGTATATGATTTAAAAAGCTATAGGGATAGTCTTACTTATGATGAATTGTTGTCTTTGATAAAAGAATATAAGTTGCCAGAAAAAGAGATGTATTTTAGAAATGGTGAAGTAGTGAAAAGAGATTTTTATTATCACATAAATGGCAATTTAAATATCACTGAAATAAAAGAAGTTAATCCAGTACAGTACGGTATCACCAGAAGAAAAACATCTCTTAGAAGCTTTCCTACGGAGATAGCGGTATACAGCAAGAAAGGCGATATCGAATTTGATAGATTTCAAGAGACATCGTGTCAAGCATTAGAGCCTGTTTTGGTGCTTCATGAAAGCAAGGATAAAAAATGGAATTTTGTACAGATATACAACTACAGAGGTTGGGTAAAGGCATGTGATATAGCAATCGCCAAAAATAAGGAAGAAGTGTTTGATTATGTTGATACAGATGACTTCATAATGGTGATTGGAAATCATGTCAAAACGCAGTTTAATCCTTATGATAGAAATGTATCTGAAATTCAGTTTGACATGGGGACGAAAATACCACTGGAAAAGAATATGATTTACAGTGTAGGTAATCAATCTACTTATGGCAATTATGTTGTTAAGCTTCCTTCAAAGGATGATAAAGGTAATTTAGTATTTAAAGATGGCCTTATATCGATAAAAGAAGATGTCCATTGGGGCTATGTCCCATACACGAGAGCCAATATTTTAAATCAGGCGTTTAAACTTATTGGCGATAGATATGGATGGGGAGATAGCTTCAATGGCAGGGATTGCTCCAGCTTTGTCATGTATGTATACAAGACATTTGGATTTAAGCTTCCAAGAAATGCTGATGAGCAGGAAAAATGTCCAGGAATAGTCTATAAATTTTCTGATGGATTATCATTAGATGAGAGAATAAAGGTTTTTGATAAGATTAAGCCTGGCGCAGCTTTATACATGCCGGGTCATGCTATGATGTACGTTGGAATGGATGGCGGAGTGCCTTACATCATACATGATTTTACTGGATATGGAGCAAAAAATGGAGATAAGTATGATTTTGTGCCTGTTAATGAAGTCATGGTCACATCATCACTTCTACCTACATCAAATGGCATGCCATTTATAGATAGATTTTCTTCTGCCATTCAGTTTGAGATGTAG
- a CDS encoding acylneuraminate cytidylyltransferase family protein — MYKGKSILAIIPARGGSKGVKRKNVRPLLNRPLIAYTIEAALQANFLDKIIVSTEDPEIASISKEFGAEIPFMRPVELASDDAKAIDVIFHAMNWLEKNHAVYDLVMLLQPTSPLRKAYDIKNAIDILYEKKARAVVSVCEAEHSPLWMNVLNEDLCMKDFLRKDVLNKNRQEISKYYRINGAIYVSDWNYLIQNKGFFGEKTYAYIMPNERSIDIDTELDLKFAEFLMNNFHIQK, encoded by the coding sequence ATGTATAAAGGAAAATCAATATTAGCGATAATACCTGCAAGAGGCGGTTCAAAAGGGGTTAAAAGAAAAAATGTGAGACCTTTATTGAACAGGCCTCTAATAGCATATACTATTGAGGCTGCGTTGCAAGCGAATTTTTTAGATAAAATAATTGTTTCGACAGAAGATCCAGAAATAGCAAGTATATCAAAGGAATTTGGAGCAGAAATTCCTTTTATGAGGCCCGTTGAATTAGCTTCTGACGATGCAAAAGCGATAGATGTTATTTTTCATGCGATGAATTGGCTGGAAAAAAATCATGCTGTATATGATTTAGTTATGCTTTTACAACCAACATCACCGTTAAGAAAAGCGTATGACATAAAAAATGCGATTGACATTTTGTATGAAAAAAAAGCAAGGGCGGTGGTTTCGGTTTGTGAGGCTGAGCATTCTCCTTTATGGATGAACGTCTTAAACGAGGATTTGTGTATGAAAGATTTTCTAAGAAAAGATGTTTTAAATAAAAATAGGCAAGAAATAAGTAAATATTATAGAATAAATGGAGCAATATATGTATCGGATTGGAATTATTTAATACAAAATAAAGGCTTCTTTGGTGAAAAAACATATGCGTATATTATGCCTAATGAAAGATCTATAGATATTGATACAGAACTGGATTTAAAATTTGCTGAATTTTTGATGAATAATTTTCATATACAAAAATAG